The Pyrus communis chromosome 8, drPyrComm1.1, whole genome shotgun sequence region GGTTGTTACTGGCACAAGAGTATTACTATACCATTTTATAACTACAACTCGAGAGTTCTAATTTCAGTAGTTCACTGCAGCTTTTCATTTCCTTCTTGAACTGTAAaagtaaataattaaataactaATACAGCTTGCTTAAAGGATAAATAGACAATTAGAGTTGAACCCAAATGTATCAACATATTTTAGGAATAACTCACTGACGTAGGATTAAAGAAGTTGCTTTGACGTATGATGCGTGCAGATCAGAGGTGTTCGGAGTTGTTTAGAGTTCAAAACAACGTTTTTATTAGTTTTAGGGTTGTTTTGTTAATTCCTACGTTGTTTCGCATTTATTTCCTTCGAATTTAATTAGAAGTTTTCTCCTGCAAAGGCTTATGGCTTTcatccttctcctcctccatctcTATCCACTAATCTGTCATGGAGTTAGTCAATCTTTGAATTCGTAGCATATGTATTATAATATGAATTCACGACATTATTGATATGTCATGGATTTCTGATGTAGAACCGCAAGTCACAATGTGACAGTCGCGATGAAATTACTCGTTAAAAGGGGGCAGATTTAATTGGTGAGGTTAAGTTGTCAAAGCACCCAACTTTGTCTTGGAAACTACTAACACTTTCTGGTAAACTGAAGCACAACAATGGTAAGAACAATGGTGAGAAGCTAGCATTCGATTCCATGATCGATGGATTAAGCACTGATCAAATTTTTACCAAGTCAGATCTTTTGGAGAGGTTTGGTAGAGTCCAGGGTAGATCCATATACCCCTTTGAAGTCACATTTTGTCCATTCTTCCGCATCATCATCGCTCGAAAAATAATTCGTCTCGTTATAAACAACACTCTCCGTGCCATTGAGTGCTTATTTTGATTAGGAAGAATGTTAAACAGTactaaaagaagaaaagtgTGGCTAGCAATTGCTACAATTATATTGGTAAAAGTAGCAAAACCAAGTTCACCAACAAAAAATTAAGCAAAACCCAAAATCCAATATCTGAATTGATTTGATCTAGTAATTGATCAATATTACCAAGTCTGATCACTTGGAGAGGTTTGGTAGAACTTTGGGTAGATCCATACCCCTTTGGATTGACGGGTCTTCGACTCTCGATCATGTTTACGATCATTAATGGTCTCGCTGTGGACAAAATTGTTCATGCCATCTGACTGCCTGTGAGTCCCGCAAATAGAAAATGAAACATCCTCATCTTCTGCAAACCCTAGCTTCTTCTTCATGTCAGTTTTTTTGAAATAGTTCTTGTCCGGCAAGATTTTTTCCGACTTGGGTTTCTTAGGCTTCGCAGGAACAGATTTTGCATAGCCACAAGATTCGGGGTCTACCCCAATTTTACAAGCATCAACAATGAGCAGCCCCGTCTGTATGGTTGATGAAATAGAATTTTTGTTAGCGAGTCTGGTAAGCTGCACATTTTAGTGTACCTATTCCTGAACATATGAAGCTGTACTCGATCCACTCTCTGGCTCCGCGGCTAAGTACGTTCAGCTTCAGTAAATTGTTATCGACATGGTTCATGACACAAACAGTACAATCTTGGCCAACTGGGGGACATGAAAATGCGGCAACATGATCAGAGAGTTTCGAGATATGAGGGCTTTTCAGAaggtttatttttgttcttgagAAGGGCCAAAAGAAGAACACTGAAGAACCTTGTTTGAATACTAAAAGCCATCCTTGGTTCCATGCCAGGCAAGTTGCTCCATCCAGTTCTGGAAGCCTCATGGTGAATTTTTGACAGGTTTCGGTTACCAATTGGCATTTGCCGAAAGATTTTTTATGATCCTCTTCCTCCCCGTATAATAGAAACCAGGGTTTAAAGTCCGGTTTAGATTCAATCTGAactgaagctgtggaagaagcaGAATTTCAATCCCTTGCAGACACCGCGGAATTTCAAAAGCTCGATCGGGTCTAGACGCTCTGCTATTTTTGACACGAGTTCAGGAGGAAGATCGGACCATTGCGAACTTTGCATAATTTGCATTTGCTTAGACATTTTTACAAAGAACTGGCAAATATGTTTGCCTAGTAGAAGCTATATTAATCAAGGCTAAATTGGCTAATCAACAAACAACATGCATAAACTCTATATGTTACTCTAGAACCTGtagaaatacatatatatatttctatagTAAAGAACCTGtagaaatacatgaaaaaagTAGAAATACATGAACGTGTGTGTGTGCATATacgtacgtatatatatatgtgtgtgtgtgtgtattcacAAAGAACCTGtagaaatacatgaaaaatgtaGATGAAGTTAAAAAGGATAAACTCAAGAAAGTATCCCAGCATGGCAAGAACTCTTGGCTGGCGGGGGTATATTTGTCCTTTTGATTCAGCCAAAAGGacattaaaaaaaggaaaaaaaggggCATTCCGAGAATTGAACTCGGGACCTCTCGCACCCTAAGCGAGAATCATACCACTAGACCAAATGCCCAGTCGCTATTGTCTGTCAATTTAACCTTTTTGACCAAACCTATGGATATTTCCCTCCAACACCGTTTCCTAAAATCTACCACTCAGGCGAACATACCACTAATGGTGCCTTGTCTCAGGAATGAGATCCATTTCGAATTTTTGTGTTGAAGTTGGCAGACTAAAAGATTAGGATTGTccaaaaaggagagaaaaaagaTACAGGGTGTTAAGTTTATGGATTTTTACGAAGAGAGTAAGTGAGATTGACTAATAGCAACCATAGGATTGACATTGAATTGTTCGAATCCTTTGGTTATGGCTTTGTACACAGAAGTTCACAATGAATCTCTATTAGTTGTCTCATTCACTCGAGTTTGAAGTAAACGTTCTTTTTATTGTggattgaaataattttttgtataaaaatcaaaattaagcaTTATTAGTTGTCATTACGTATCGAAATTTGCTATACATAATTGCTAGAttagaataatttaaaatatcacATTTTAATCtaccaatttttgtttttgaataaatttttaatgtgtCGGAAATACATTctaaatgtaatataataacACAACTTTTATTCCTGTTTTGAGTTTTCCCTCCAATTAAAACCTTCTGGATTCCAACCACATTAGGGTTTTTGATTTGaccaaaaagaaataacatTTTCCATTTCAATTTCTCTGCTACAACAGCCATCTCAGTAATGAAAGAGTGATTTGTTCTCTCCTTCTCAGAGTCTACAACCCCTCTTGGGCTATGGCTGTTTCTCACACCGAGACCCAGAGTTTGGATTTTCTGTCTCACCGATCAGGTAATCACTGCTCATCTTCATATCAATTTCTTCACTTTTCATCTGttttttgattcatttcttgCAAACCCATCTGTAATTATTGTTAATCAGAGTTTATAAATTGTTGATTCGAGTTTCTGTTGGGTTCTGATTAGGATGTGAACTCAAAGgtgttgatgaagttgatgaagaTCAGCAGCAGCTACAATTTCAGGACACTGTGCCGCTTGAAGATGCTTTTGTGCTTGACAGCCCTTCAATGGAGGAAACCCAGTTGGTcgattttttggatttttccgAAAAGACTAGGACTGGTGTACATGAGTACGAGGAAGAAGTTGTGCTAGACAGTGAGGACGATGAAGTGAATGGAAGCAGAATAGTGAGTGTTAAATCCAATGTGTTGTTGGATCAAAAGCTCGGTCCTCATCGTGAGCAATTCGCTGCAGGTTAGCTTTTGGAgtgttcttttcttctttttctgtgTTGTGTTTTTGTTCATGTTTTATGTGGAATGTGTGATTAATGAATCTGTGAGGAAGTGCTTTTGAGAAAGCACTTTTGTTGGAATACTTTGTGTAATTGTATTTTATGTGGAATGCGTGCTTAACGAATATGTAAGGACGTGATGTTATGTGGAACGTGTGTTTGATGTATCTTTGAAGAATTGATTCTAAGAAAAAAGCACTTTTCTTTGAATACTTTGTGTGTGTATTTTATGTGGAATGCGTGAGAAAGTGATTTTATGTCGAATGTCTGTTTAATAAATCTGTAAGGAAGTGATATTGAGAAAAGCACTTTTCTTTGAATGCCTTGAAGGACAAGTTTCTCCAATTAATTTTGGTACGACTGAAGGGGAGAAGAATGAAGGATCTCTGCCACTTGCGAGGTTAAATTATATTGACTCTCAGGAACCTGGGGAGTCAGCCCAAGCCAATGCACTTGGTTTTGTGGACCTTTTTGTGTCATTGAACGACGTTTTGGGTGGCTCTCCGGAAATTGATGATCACAAGAAACCGGTTAGGGAGAAATCTCCTCCTGTCTCAAACACAAAGGGGTTTCAAAGGTTGGCTAGGATGAAGTCTCAAGTTGAAGTTGAAAAGGCCTTTGAATGGGTTGATCTTCCTGAGGAGCGTTGGGGAGTTGATCTCATTAACAAGAAGATCAATTCGTCTTCTGATTTTCGAGAGTGCAAGCAGAGATCCGTTGTACAGAATCAGAAAGTCAGGCATGGTGGTGGTGACAAAAATTGTAACAGCTTGGGCGGTAAGagcaaagagaagaaaataactCAGGGCCTCCATAAGGAAATAACAGAATTGGAAGGGATGATTGGAAATGAATCTGACAATAAGTCGGAACAACATTTGGATGCGAAATCAACAGGACTGCAGAAGGAAGCTAGTGACGCAAGAACAGATATGGTTGACATGTTTGATGTTGGTTTTAACACTCAAATTGCTGCTGAAGCTATGGAGGCCTTAGCTTATGGGGACCTTCCTGACTGCAATTTTGCTGATGCTTATCAAGGTATGGAGAACACAGCAGATGTTTCTCGAGGTGCTCCAGAGAACAAAGCACTTTTGGAACTTCCTCTTCGAAAGAGTGACGTTCCTGATATAGGAGGCATTAACGAAAATGCAAAGCGAAGAAAGCGTTCAACTAGAACAGTAAGGAGAGTAGCTGCTTCATATCAAAAGCAATCTTTGAGTTGGGAGTTAGATCCTCATTTGGCAGcacaaacaaaagggaaaagaaGCAGATTCTTTTCTGAACATTGTAGTAATTTTGCTGACGCCAATGGAAATTTTTGTAGGCAATCTCCTAAGCGTACCAAGCATCGAAAGGTAGAGAGAGCTACTGGAGGTAGGTCGGTAGGGACTGGGGATGAACCTAAGAATCCAGGAGAAAGGGTGAATGATGTTACAGGGGACGGTATTATTAAAtacagaagaaagaagagacgTTTAAATGCTCATCCATCTGAAATAATCAGTGGGAGTAAGGGCGGATTTAACAAGCGAGTAGAAAGCATGAATAAAGTTACGAAGGCGGATATTATTACATACAAGAGAAAGAAGAGTATCAGCCCTAAAGAAAACTCTTCCAAATCTTATGTTTCGTCTGAGCGAGATAAAAACAGAACAACCAGTACTTTGAACTTAGAACCATGGAGCCATCCGAAAGGGAAAAGAACACGTCTCAATGCCCGAAGAAATTCTTGCCTAGCTACTTTACTCTGCACTTCATTTCCAATAGTTGATGGAAAGGACAGCACTTCCCGTTTTGCTGAAAGGCCAGAAAGCAACAACAATATAAAGGGAAAGATACACTCATTGGATAAAGATTCTGGCAGATCCTTGCTAGTGTTACAATCCGGGAAGCTAGATGCCAGAGATCCTACATCACTGGTAGACGTAAAAAGCCATACCTCAGTAGTGTCATCTGGTTCAGAATATGCTGCTCAATCTAACTCTACCACTGGCATAAATGTGGGATCATCCAAACATGTGTCTGATGGTCATCACAGAAAGACATACAACAAAAACTTGCCCAAATCGTCCCTTTTGAAAGAGCTTTTTGGACTGGGTGTCCCTGAATCAACACCAGATTATGCATGGAAAGACTTGAGAAGGCGAAGAAACATGGCATATGTTCGTGTTCTGTTTAGCCAGCACTTGGATGATGCTACCATTAAGCAACAGAAAAAGGTAGATACTGAGTTTGTATGATTTTGAGACAGCTAGATGATCCACATCTGACGTTACCTCTTTTTTCATAATAGGTCATCACACGACTGGGCCTATCTGTTGCATCATGTTCTACTGATGCAACACACTTTGTAGCAGATCAATTTGCACGTACAAGGAACATGCTGGAATTCATTGCTCGTGGTAAACCAGTGGTAACTCATTTGTGGCTTGAGAGTTGCGGGCAAGCAAATTGTTTGATTAGTGAGAAAAGCTACATTCTGAGGGATgccaaaaaggaaaaggaaatagGCTTTAGCATGCTTGGTTCACTGGATTGCGCGAAACGGTGTCCACTTCTAAAGGTAATGCATGCGCTTTTGTTCATTTAAACTGATAACTGTTTTTCTTTCATCCATGTTATTGGGGTGTTCCTATATGATTGTGCTTAAGTAGCAGGGTCGAAAAGTCTTCATCACGCCAAACATAAAACCCGATAAAGAAATGATGATTAGCTTGGTGAAGGCAGTCCAAGGCCAGGTATCTGCATCGTCGTTACATACATAATTTAACAATTCGTATCCCATGATTGAACTCTTAATGATACACAATGTTCCTCAGCCAATTGAGAAGATTCAGATGTCTGCAGCAAAGGATAAAGAGAATTTCAAGGACGTTTTGATTCTTTCTTGTGAAGAAGACCGTGCGGTCTGCCTGCCTTTTCTTGAGCAAGGTactagcattccattcatttatCCGTCTTGGTTagtaacttaaagactcttTGCAACTATCATGCCTCGCAGGGGCAGCAGTTTACAGTTCAGAACTTCTGCTAAATGGTATAGTTCTCCAGAGACTGGAATACAAGAGGTGAGTAATAGTAAAACATGAATGTAATATTCATGGTTTGAAG contains the following coding sequences:
- the LOC137741803 gene encoding uncharacterized protein, with product MRLPELDGATCLAWNQGWLLVFKQGSSVFFFWPFSRTKINLLKSPHISKLSDHVAAFSCPPVGQDCTVCVMNHVDNNLLKLNTGLLIVDACKIGVDPESCGYAKSVPAKPKKPKSEKILPDKNYFKKTDMKKKLGFAEDEDVSFSICGTHRQSDGMNNFVHSETINDRKHDRESKTRQSKGVWIYPKFYQTSPSDQTW
- the LOC137743407 gene encoding uncharacterized protein; translation: MAVSHTETQSLDFLSHRSGCELKGVDEVDEDQQQLQFQDTVPLEDAFVLDSPSMEETQLVDFLDFSEKTRTGVHEYEEEVVLDSEDDEVNGSRIVSVKSNVLLDQKLGPHREQFAAGQVSPINFGTTEGEKNEGSLPLARLNYIDSQEPGESAQANALGFVDLFVSLNDVLGGSPEIDDHKKPVREKSPPVSNTKGFQRLARMKSQVEVEKAFEWVDLPEERWGVDLINKKINSSSDFRECKQRSVVQNQKVRHGGGDKNCNSLGGKSKEKKITQGLHKEITELEGMIGNESDNKSEQHLDAKSTGLQKEASDARTDMVDMFDVGFNTQIAAEAMEALAYGDLPDCNFADAYQGMENTADVSRGAPENKALLELPLRKSDVPDIGGINENAKRRKRSTRTVRRVAASYQKQSLSWELDPHLAAQTKGKRSRFFSEHCSNFADANGNFCRQSPKRTKHRKVERATGGRSVGTGDEPKNPGERVNDVTGDGIIKYRRKKRRLNAHPSEIISGSKGGFNKRVESMNKVTKADIITYKRKKSISPKENSSKSYVSSERDKNRTTSTLNLEPWSHPKGKRTRLNARRNSCLATLLCTSFPIVDGKDSTSRFAERPESNNNIKGKIHSLDKDSGRSLLVLQSGKLDARDPTSLVDVKSHTSVVSSGSEYAAQSNSTTGINVGSSKHVSDGHHRKTYNKNLPKSSLLKELFGLGVPESTPDYAWKDLRRRRNMAYVRVLFSQHLDDATIKQQKKVITRLGLSVASCSTDATHFVADQFARTRNMLEFIARGKPVVTHLWLESCGQANCLISEKSYILRDAKKEKEIGFSMLGSLDCAKRCPLLKGRKVFITPNIKPDKEMMISLVKAVQGQPIEKIQMSAAKDKENFKDVLILSCEEDRAVCLPFLEQGAAVYSSELLLNGIVLQRLEYKRHRLFTTAFKSCPPAVGPSV